From Nicotiana tabacum cultivar K326 chromosome 15, ASM71507v2, whole genome shotgun sequence, the proteins below share one genomic window:
- the LOC107768537 gene encoding LOB domain-containing protein 21-like, translating to MKSNEPRSSSSCAACKLLKRRCTPNCQFAPYFRSDEPKKFANVHKVFGASHVSKILNDVPEDQRDDTVNSLVYKAEVRLRDPVYGCIGAIASLQRKMVELQHDLMLAQTRLAYFAAKQNPTTNCSLMLDYDPFNVANMMPSDFVDVPVTAGYLDSYAQNSFDMDHCASTNEFGQFPFP from the coding sequence ATGAAGAGTAACGAGCCACGTTCAAGCTCATCTTGTGCAGCTTGCAAGTTGTTAAAGAGAAGGTGCACTCCAAATTGTCAATTCGCTCCATATTTCCGGTCCGATGAGCCCAAGAAATTCGCCAACGTTCACAAGGTGTTTGGGGCTAGCCATGTGAGCAAGATCCTGAACGATGTGCCCGAGGATCAGCGAGATGATACCGTTAATTCTCTCGTTTACAAGGCCGAGGTGAGACTCAGGGACCCTGTTTATGGTTGCATTGGTGCCATAGCTTCGTTACAACGAAAAATGGTGGAGCTACAACATGATCTAATGCTTGCTCAAACTCGCCTTGCTTATTTTGCTGCAAAGCAAAACCCTACTACTAATTGTTCCTTAATGTTGGATTATGATCCTTTTAATGTCGCCAACATGATGCCTTCTGATTTTGTGGATGTTCCTGTCACCGCTGGGTACTTAGATAGCTATGCCCAAAATTCATTTGACATGGACCATTGTGCATCTACTAATGAGTTTGGCCAATTTCCATTCCCTTGA